A region from the Zonotrichia leucophrys gambelii isolate GWCS_2022_RI chromosome Z, RI_Zleu_2.0, whole genome shotgun sequence genome encodes:
- the TMED7 gene encoding transmembrane emp24 domain-containing protein 7 → MPPRGSRGPLPPLLLVWALAACAARASEITFELPDNAKQCFYEEIAQGTKCTLEFQVITGGHYDVDCRLEDPDGIVLYKEMKKQYDSFTFTASRNGTYKFCFSNEFSTFTHKTVYFDFQVGEDPPLFPSENRVTALTQMESACVSIHEALKSVIDYQTHFRLREAQGRSRAEDLNTRVAYWSIGEAIILLVVSIGQVFLLKSFFSDKRTTTTRVGS, encoded by the exons ATGCCGCCGCGGGGCTCCCGGGGGCCGCTGCCGCCCTTGCTGCTGGTGTGGGCGCTGGCGGCCTGCGCGGCGCGGGCCTCCGAGATCACGTTCGAGCTCCCCGACAACGCCAAGCAGTGCTTCTACGAGGAGATCGCCCAGGGCACCAAGTGCACCCTCGAGTTCCAG gTGATCACTGGGGGTCATTATGATGTTGACTGTCGGTTGGAAGATCCTGATGGCATTGTGCTGTACAAAGAGATGAAGAAACAATATGATAGCTTCACATTTACTGCATCCAGGAATGGAACATACAAGTTCTGCTTCAGCAATGAGTTCTCTACTTTCACACACAAAACTGTGTACTTCGATTTCCAGGTTGGAGAAGATCCACCACTGTTTCCTAGTGAGAACAGAGTAACTGCACTTACCCAG ATGGAGTCTGCGTGCGTTTCAATCCACGAAGCTTTGAAGTCTGTCATCGACTATCAGACTCACTTCCGCCTGAGGGAAGCGCAGGGccgcagcagagcagaggatttAAACACAAGGGTGGCCTACTGGTCAATAGGGGAAGCAATCATCCTTCTTGTTGTTAGTATCGGGCAGGTATTTCTCCTTAAAAGCTTCTTCTCGGATAAAAGAACCACGACAACACGCGTTGGATCGTAA